The Thermodesulfobacteriota bacterium genome has a window encoding:
- a CDS encoding glycosyltransferase family 39 protein: MLSFSKYFKILLIGLLISLSISIIILSYVPPVSRDALTHHLAVPKLYLKHGGIYEVPELEFSYYPMNLDLLYLIPLSFGNDIIPKFIHFSFALMTAWLIFNYMKKRIDTCHALFGVILFLSLPLIIKLSITVYVDHGLIFFSTASIICLLKWIEKDFSVKYLIYSAIWCGLALGTKYNGLIVFFLLTLFVPFLYLRCTHDKTSRQLKAIGYGATFLFISLLIFSPWMIRNTIWTGNPIYPLYDNLIYQDEESLNERDGSCSTNSTKSTSITYRKKPNERLGPFGIRRLVYDEKWWETAAIPARIFFQGKDNHPKYFDGRLNPYLFILPFFAFIKIRWQFNKFKTEKKILLTFALLFLLYTFMKTDMRIRYISPILPSLVILSVFGLNEIVAFINDKYPGTTGKKIKGIFFAFMAFLLSLNIAYIISQFRIVEPISYISGRVERNKYIEKYRPEYATINYANLNLPVNAKILCLFLGHRGYYFDRKIAFSFDLVSKEILREHSSEKILIELEGKGITHVLARYDLFSKWLQDSYSDKEKEVVKIFFKTYTSLIFSKNGHGLYQLKKQMVEDG, translated from the coding sequence ATGCTATCATTTTCAAAATATTTTAAAATATTGCTCATCGGACTTTTAATCTCCCTTAGCATCTCTATTATTATCCTTTCCTATGTTCCACCAGTAAGCAGGGATGCCCTGACTCATCACCTTGCAGTTCCCAAGCTTTATCTGAAACATGGGGGTATCTATGAAGTTCCAGAATTAGAATTTTCTTATTACCCTATGAACCTTGATCTTTTGTATTTAATTCCACTCTCTTTTGGAAATGATATTATTCCAAAGTTCATTCATTTTTCATTTGCTCTGATGACTGCGTGGCTAATCTTTAATTATATGAAAAAGAGGATTGATACCTGTCATGCACTTTTCGGCGTAATTTTATTTCTTTCTCTTCCTTTAATAATAAAGCTTTCAATTACAGTTTACGTTGATCATGGGTTAATTTTCTTTTCAACGGCTTCTATTATTTGCCTGTTGAAATGGATTGAAAAAGACTTCAGTGTTAAGTATTTGATATATTCTGCAATTTGGTGCGGACTTGCTCTTGGAACAAAATACAACGGCTTAATCGTATTTTTTTTACTCACTCTTTTTGTACCTTTTTTATATCTTCGGTGTACTCATGATAAAACATCAAGACAGTTAAAAGCTATTGGTTATGGGGCTACTTTTTTATTTATCTCACTTCTAATCTTTTCACCCTGGATGATAAGGAATACTATTTGGACTGGGAATCCAATATATCCGCTTTATGATAACTTGATTTATCAGGACGAAGAATCTTTAAATGAAAGAGATGGTTCATGTTCAACGAATAGCACAAAAAGTACTTCTATAACTTATCGGAAAAAGCCCAACGAACGATTGGGGCCATTCGGAATAAGAAGATTAGTTTATGACGAAAAATGGTGGGAAACGGCAGCAATCCCTGCCAGGATATTCTTTCAAGGCAAAGATAATCACCCGAAATATTTTGATGGGAGATTGAATCCTTATTTATTTATATTGCCGTTTTTTGCATTTATAAAAATTAGATGGCAATTTAACAAGTTTAAAACTGAAAAGAAAATACTTCTTACATTTGCGCTATTGTTTTTATTATATACTTTTATGAAAACAGATATGAGGATAAGGTATATTTCTCCTATACTTCCGTCTTTAGTCATACTATCCGTGTTCGGTCTAAATGAAATAGTCGCTTTTATAAATGATAAATACCCAGGAACTACCGGAAAGAAAATAAAAGGGATTTTTTTTGCTTTTATGGCTTTCCTGCTGAGCTTAAATATTGCTTATATTATTAGTCAATTCAGAATTGTTGAACCGATAAGTTATATAAGTGGAAGAGTGGAGAGAAATAAATACATTGAAAAGTATCGCCCGGAATATGCGACTATTAACTATGCAAACTTAAACTTACCGGTTAATGCAAAAATATTATGTTTGTTCCTAGGGCATCGTGGCTATTATTTCGATAGGAAAATTGCTTTTAGTTTCGATTTGGTTTCAAAAGAAATATTACGAGAGCATTCGTCAGAGAAGATATTGATTGAACTTGAAGGTAAAGGTATAACCCACGTTCTTGCCAGGTATGATCTTTTCAGTAAATGGTTGCAGGACAGTTATAGCGACAAAGAAAAGGAAGTCGTCAAAATATTTTTTAAAACTTACACCAGTCTGATTTTTTCTAAAAATGGACATGGGCTATATCAATTGAAAAAACAAATGGTTGAAGATGGTTAA
- a CDS encoding glycosyltransferase family 2 protein, which produces MYKGKSICVVVPAYNEAKQISKVIETMPDYVDRIVIIDDVSIDETVMIVKRCQQDNDRIVLLEHKANQGVGGAIASGYKWARDNEFDVTVVMAGDGQMDPDDLGKIIEPVSSENVDYSKGNRLFYGDAWNMIPHYRYMGNSFLSLMTKIASGYWHIADSQSGYTAISLTALNRIDLDEIYKDYGMPNDLLIKLNQFDFKVRDVHIKPVYNIGEQSGIRLMKVIPKISWLLWKGFCRRLFFKYVIKDFHPLIFFYALSFLLLSISIPLIIRLFYIWIMRGDIPDINAMALVFTLVSGLQTLFFGMWFDMEYNKNLK; this is translated from the coding sequence ATGTATAAAGGCAAATCAATTTGTGTAGTAGTCCCGGCTTATAACGAGGCAAAACAGATAAGTAAGGTGATCGAAACCATGCCGGATTATGTTGATCGAATTGTGATTATCGATGATGTCAGCATAGATGAAACAGTGATGATAGTGAAGCGATGTCAGCAGGATAATGATAGGATCGTGCTGCTTGAACACAAAGCAAACCAAGGCGTGGGAGGAGCTATTGCATCTGGTTATAAATGGGCAAGAGATAATGAATTTGACGTTACTGTTGTTATGGCAGGAGACGGACAAATGGATCCTGACGATCTCGGGAAAATAATAGAACCGGTATCATCTGAAAATGTTGATTATTCAAAAGGAAACCGTTTGTTCTATGGAGATGCATGGAATATGATACCGCATTACCGTTATATGGGAAATTCTTTCCTTTCATTAATGACGAAAATTGCATCAGGATATTGGCATATTGCAGATTCCCAAAGCGGTTATACAGCCATTTCACTGACTGCTTTAAACCGTATAGACCTCGATGAAATATATAAAGATTACGGGATGCCGAACGATCTTTTGATTAAATTGAACCAGTTTGATTTTAAAGTTCGAGATGTGCATATAAAACCTGTTTATAATATTGGAGAGCAATCTGGGATAAGATTAATGAAAGTAATTCCAAAAATATCATGGCTCCTTTGGAAAGGATTTTGCAGACGTTTATTTTTCAAATATGTCATTAAAGATTTTCATCCCTTAATCTTTTTTTATGCCCTCTCTTTTCTACTTCTGAGTATCAGTATTCCCCTGATCATAAGACTTTTTTATATATGGATAATGCGAGGTGATATTCCAGATATCAATGCAATGGCTCTTGTCTTTACGCTTGTCAGCGGATTGCAGACTTTATTTTTTGGTATGTGGTTTGATATGGAATACAATAAGAATTTAAAGTGA